The region CGAGCCTAGGCATGGAGCCACTCCTTATACAAGCGCGCGATCTCTACGGCAACGATGCCGCATATATCCAGGAGATACTTAGCCAAGGGCACGACCCCTATGTGGCTCGTGTGGCTAACATCGCCCCCCTACAGGCAGTGTACAAGGAGCTTAGGCCTAGTCTCTACATCGGGCACGAGAATCCGGAGCGACTGCGCGAGTATGGCGTCGCGCAGGTGGCCTTTGATGCCGCAGCTGCCAAACTAGGCTTTGCTGTGCCCCTAACCGTGCTGAAAACCCTACTGCGCGCCCTAGATACGGCTAATTCTGGAGAAACACGGAGTGTAAGATATGCAACTGTATAAGTACCTGCCCCCCGCCTCTGACCGCATGGGAGCCTTGTGGGCGCTAAGCAGCCTGCGCGAAGCCGCTGTCCTCGAGTATGGGCCGGCAGGCACGACCCACTATGCCATTGAAGGCTTTATGCAACTTAATGCTGATATGCAGGCCCGTCTCTTCACCACCCATATGGACGAAACCGATATTGTCATGGGCGACAGCACGCGCTTAGAGGACACTCTAAGGGAAGTAGACACTGTCTATGCTCCATCCGTCATCTTTGTCGTGGCCTCGTCCATCTCCTCGATCATTGGTACAGACCTCGAGACCATTTGTGCGGCCAGGCAGCCAGAGACGCAGGCCACCCTCATTCCCATCACGGGGGGAGGCTGGCGGGGTGACTACACCCTAGGTATCCGCGAAGTGCTGACTGCCTTGGCGAACAAGGTCGTCGCAGAGCGCACTATAGAGCTACCTAACACCTGCAATATCATCGGAGTCAATATAGATTGCTACAACTTCCAGTCTGACATCAGAGAATTGCGCTACTTGCTCAAAGAAGCGTTCGGACTCGCAGTGCATACAGTGTTTACGGCCGACTCCTCGGTGAGCGAGATTAAGCAGGCAGCAAACGCCAAGTTTAACATCGTCCTGCGCAGTGAAGGGCTCGAATGTGCCGAGCTGCTGCAAAGTCGCCATGGCCAACCCTATGTGTATGGCGCACCCTATGGCTACAGGGGCACACTAGAGTGGCTGCAAAAAGTAGGTCAAGTGCTAGGCAAAGAGCTTGACAGCAACTTCGCCAAGCATCTGCGTGGGCATGCGACCAAGCACAGCGGCACTGTGCGGCGAGCACTTTTTCACTACAAGAGCCTGCCCACCTTACTGGCTGGTTCACTGATGCAGGTACAAGGGATGTACGCTTTCCTCCACGGTGAACTTGGTATTGACGTCAAGCACATAATCGTAAATCACAACCGCCCGACTCGCCTGCCAGAAATTGACCCCGTTTTGGCCGAGAAGCTCTCTTTTAACCCTAGCGAAGCTGAGAAATTAGCCCTCTTGGCGTCCATCCGCCCATCTGTCGTCTCGGGAGATGGTGTGTTGCTTGACATGGCCTCATCTGTGCCTGTCAAAGTACAGGTGGCCAATCCTAACCTTAGTAGCACCCTTATCTACGACGGCACCCCCTTTATGGGCATTAACGGTGCTACTTACTTGATTGAGCGTTTAATGAGTGGACTGCGCACCAGCGGCTTGTAGGGCCTTCGGAGTTAAGTAACGAAGCATGGAGCAAGAGACCAGGCTATGGCCTGGTCTCTTGCTCCATGTACATCTTTGCGCCGCCCATCCTCTCTGGCGACTACAAGCATGTCGTGTTGCTAGCTGCCAGCAGAGCCTTACGCTTTGCCAGGCACTAGGTGTTCAGTCAGGCGCAGAAATTCTTCGATATCTCGTTCAATAATCCCGAGGGACTTCAGCCAAAAATCCTTTGCGGTTGTGTCGATGTTCATTGTGGCGGCGACTTCTTTGGCCGGCATGCGCGTGGTGTTGTTTAGCAGCTGGTTGTACGCAGCGTGGAAGTTTGTGTGGCCGTCAAGATACTGCGCGTAAAGCCCCTTGCCAAAAAGTAGTCCGAAAGCATAGGGGTAGTTGTAGAAGTTGAAGCCGGCGGAGTAGTAGTGCGACTTGCATAGCCACATATAGGGGTGCAGTGCGTTTTCGTCTAGGCCGTCGCCATAGGCTTCTTGCTGAGCGGCGAGCATAAGGGTTTTTACTTGGCTTACCGAAAGCGGGGCTTCCCGGCGAGCCTCGAATACATTGGTCTCAAAGATAAAGCGGGAGAGAATGTCGACAATAAGTTGCGTGTGCCCGGCGAGAGACTTTTCGAGGATGTCTACTTTGTCTTGGTCTGTAACTTCTTTGAGAGCAGCATCAATCACGATGGTCTCGCAGAATATAGAGGCTGTCTCTGCTACCGGCATGGGGTAGTCGCTGTTCAGTACGGACTCGCAGAACACTTGGGCATTGTGGTAGCCATGCCCAAGTTCATGAGCTAGGGTCGACACGTCGGAGAAACTGCCTGTGTAGTTCATGAGAATACGGCTTTCTTTAATCGGGTGTACGCTAGCGCAGAAAGCGCCGCCTACCTTGCCCTTACGGGGGAGAACGTCGACCCAACTGCCTGCGAATACTTGCATGGCATAATCGGCTAGCTCCTGCGAGTAGCTACCAAAATGCCTAGTGATGAAGGCCGCGCCCTCCTCCCAGGTAAATTTGAGAGAGCTGGTGGTGACAGGGGCGAACAAGTCGTAGAAGGGCAGCCCGTTTTGATGGCCGAGGATCTCGCCCTTGCGCCGCAGGTATTTTCTAAAAGCGGGCAACTTGTCACGCATCGCACTTATCATGGCGTTTAAAGAATCCATGTCTAGGCGCGCTGTAGCGGCGCTCTGGGCAAGGGGGGAGGGGTAACCCCGTAGTTTAGCGACTGTTAGCACTTCTCCCTTGATGCTGTTTAGGGCAGAGGCAATGGCCTCATCGATGCTCTCATAGGCCTTTAGCTCAGCTATGTAGGCAGATTTACGCACTTCAGCGGACTCATGCTTAGCGAGGTTACGCAGCATGGAGAGAGGCAGGGTCTTTTGCTCCCCCTCGACATCTAAGGTTATCATCAGGCCTGCGGTTAGTTTGCTCTGCAATATACTCCAAGCGCTAGAACCAGTGGTCTGCAGCAGGGCCAGTAAAACCTCCTCACGGTCACTGAGCATGTAGCTAGCTTTTTCAAGTTGGTCCTTGATTAAAAAGCTATGCTCCATCAGAAAGGGGGAGGTGTTCAATAGTCCCTCTAAATCTCTAAGCGTCGTCAAGTAACGGCGAAATTTTACCGTGGGCTCTGTAAGTTCCGTCATAAGCATGTCGAGCTGATCGACATAGCGCATGGCAGCTTCATTTGTGGTGTCGGCCTGAAAGGTTAACCCAGCATAACCTTGCAGTAGCACCATGCGCGACGTCAGCGCGCTTAAATCTAGTAGGTAGGATGTCATCTCCGCAGCGGGGTCATGCACATGGCTCCAAGTGTAGCGTTCTTTTAGGGCGGCTAGTTCCGCGGTCACCGTCTGCAAATCGTTTTGGAAAGCATCTGAGGTGAAGCTTGGGTATAGGGGGGTAAGGTCCCAGCGTAATTCCATTAAATGCACCTCCGGAAATATTGTTAGTTAGGCAAGAGTTAGTCTCACAAGGCTCCGGCATCGCGGAAGAAAATGTCCGACCTAATGTAGCGCTCAAACATCTTTTTCTTAGTGCGCAACTCATGCCCCTTGAAGAAAAAGAGTGAACATCCCTCCCAAAGTATCCACCAGCCCCCGATAAACATCCCCTCGACAAGAATCTTGTGCATGAGGGCTAGATCCATCAAGTTTGGCAGAGTGTAGGCTAATGTCAGCAGAATAGCCGATACGGTCACATAGGTCACGAAGCGCCGGTAAATATTGCGCAGCGCCTGGTTAGCAAACAATAACTGCACGCGAAAGTTGTTTTGGATAGCCGCCCTCGTGGTGAGCTCCTTTTCATGGTCGCGGCCAGCTGCTCTGACGTTAAAGCACAGCTCGATTTTTGCCCGTAAAGGAATTTCGCCCCCTGCCTGCTCCAAGTAGTTCATTAATTCCGGCTCAATTTCTTTACGTCGCAAGGGGGAGGCATCCCAACCATTAAAGATCTCGGAGTAGTCATCGATGGATAACTCCACCACATAGGCCTCGGTGCTAGGGTTAACGTGATATAGATTCAAGTATTCTGGGTTCGGTTTGGGGAAACCAGTAGTGGACATCATATCTAATCCTTTCTACGACATCTGCCTCAATGGTAGCATTGCTTGGTCAGTAAGACAATCAAAACAGTTGTAGCCTCCTGCTTTGTCAGGGCAATTAATCTAGGCGAACAACTCTTACGAGGTCAGCGGTGTTAAAGGCATCTGTTTCCGCACGATGAATCCGATAATTGTCGATGACAATTGTCGCCCGGCCTGACTTTGCCTTTGTGCCAAAGGCATTTAGGTCTTGCTCGTGGTTGTTAAACGTAAACCATAGGGCACGGGTATTGTTGTTCATTCTTGGGAGTTTGGTAAGTGAGGAATCGTCAACGTAAAACGACACCCAGCGCGGGTTATCAGCATCCGTACTGACAGTGTAGACGCCGCTCACGGTTGCCCGCCCCGAAAACTGAACAATTCCAGCCGAACCGAATGGTCCCGCAAGCTGGGTATAGTTAGTGACAATCTTCATACCAGCAATCACATCTCCGCACTCGCCGTGGTAGCGTCAAAAATATGGCAGGTCTCGGATGTCACTTGGCTCCACCAAGGAGAAAATACATAAAGGCCGTAGCCTAGCGCACAGAGCAGCAGCACTGTCAGTAAAATAGCTGGTAGCGTTTTCATAAAGTTCACTCCTTTATTTATCTTTAGTAGGCCTATATTGGGGTAACGCCTGAAGGGGGTTGTTCTGGCGTGGCAGAGGACGGGTGGTGTACGTGTATTCTGTCATGGCGGAAAGTATTCGTTTGCAGTGTTGCCGAGTGCAAATGGTAATCTACAACTGCATCCAACTACCTGCTTTAATTATCCTAGCCACCTTATTTTTCCTGCCATGGGCGGCAAAAAACTTCGCTAAACTAGTGGAGATAACGAG is a window of Bacillota bacterium DNA encoding:
- a CDS encoding nitrogenase component 1 codes for the protein MQLYKYLPPASDRMGALWALSSLREAAVLEYGPAGTTHYAIEGFMQLNADMQARLFTTHMDETDIVMGDSTRLEDTLREVDTVYAPSVIFVVASSISSIIGTDLETICAARQPETQATLIPITGGGWRGDYTLGIREVLTALANKVVAERTIELPNTCNIIGVNIDCYNFQSDIRELRYLLKEAFGLAVHTVFTADSSVSEIKQAANAKFNIVLRSEGLECAELLQSRHGQPYVYGAPYGYRGTLEWLQKVGQVLGKELDSNFAKHLRGHATKHSGTVRRALFHYKSLPTLLAGSLMQVQGMYAFLHGELGIDVKHIIVNHNRPTRLPEIDPVLAEKLSFNPSEAEKLALLASIRPSVVSGDGVLLDMASSVPVKVQVANPNLSSTLIYDGTPFMGINGATYLIERLMSGLRTSGL
- a CDS encoding M3 family oligoendopeptidase gives rise to the protein MELRWDLTPLYPSFTSDAFQNDLQTVTAELAALKERYTWSHVHDPAAEMTSYLLDLSALTSRMVLLQGYAGLTFQADTTNEAAMRYVDQLDMLMTELTEPTVKFRRYLTTLRDLEGLLNTSPFLMEHSFLIKDQLEKASYMLSDREEVLLALLQTTGSSAWSILQSKLTAGLMITLDVEGEQKTLPLSMLRNLAKHESAEVRKSAYIAELKAYESIDEAIASALNSIKGEVLTVAKLRGYPSPLAQSAATARLDMDSLNAMISAMRDKLPAFRKYLRRKGEILGHQNGLPFYDLFAPVTTSSLKFTWEEGAAFITRHFGSYSQELADYAMQVFAGSWVDVLPRKGKVGGAFCASVHPIKESRILMNYTGSFSDVSTLAHELGHGYHNAQVFCESVLNSDYPMPVAETASIFCETIVIDAALKEVTDQDKVDILEKSLAGHTQLIVDILSRFIFETNVFEARREAPLSVSQVKTLMLAAQQEAYGDGLDENALHPYMWLCKSHYYSAGFNFYNYPYAFGLLFGKGLYAQYLDGHTNFHAAYNQLLNNTTRMPAKEVAATMNIDTTAKDFWLKSLGIIERDIEEFLRLTEHLVPGKA